A genomic stretch from Candidatus Methanomassiliicoccus intestinalis Issoire-Mx1 includes:
- a CDS encoding FecCD family ABC transporter permease — protein sequence MTNEELKMLLNLHKANKRKLQLMVAALLILLIICFTACIFVGSVDLDFKTAIDALMGKASWSQNQIVRDIRTPRLICAAAVGASLSVAGMAMQALFKNPMASPSVLGISSGASFGAALYIAVGYGMFQMAYGASLCAFLMAALTMFLVYALAYQKRGVNTLMLLLAGMAISALFSGLTSTIEFFSDADTVNSIVFWMLGSFEGSNWIDVKVILIPAIIGMILILINARELNIISSGEGKARALGVNVKNVRIMLLIGSSILVASSVSICGVISFVGLIIPHIFRTLGGPDHKYLAPMCILGGALFMIIVDTVARSIMPPHELPVGVITSLIGAPFFIYIMRTKKKEIWSS from the coding sequence ATGACAAACGAAGAACTGAAGATGCTGCTTAATCTGCATAAAGCAAACAAAAGAAAACTGCAGCTGATGGTAGCAGCACTTTTGATTCTTCTGATCATATGTTTCACAGCCTGCATATTTGTCGGTTCTGTGGATCTTGATTTCAAAACAGCAATTGATGCTCTGATGGGAAAAGCCTCTTGGAGTCAGAATCAGATCGTGAGGGATATAAGAACACCGAGATTGATCTGCGCCGCCGCGGTAGGAGCTTCGCTTTCAGTGGCGGGAATGGCCATGCAGGCTCTCTTCAAGAATCCAATGGCGTCTCCATCAGTATTGGGAATATCCTCAGGCGCTTCATTCGGCGCGGCCTTATACATTGCCGTTGGATATGGTATGTTTCAAATGGCATACGGAGCCTCGCTGTGCGCATTTTTGATGGCCGCTCTGACAATGTTTCTCGTGTATGCTTTAGCCTATCAGAAAAGAGGCGTCAACACGTTGATGCTTCTGCTGGCAGGAATGGCAATAAGTGCATTGTTCAGCGGACTAACGTCTACTATCGAATTCTTTTCAGATGCTGACACGGTGAACAGCATCGTCTTCTGGATGTTGGGAAGCTTCGAAGGATCAAACTGGATTGATGTAAAAGTTATCTTGATACCGGCGATCATCGGAATGATTCTAATTCTTATCAATGCAAGAGAATTGAATATCATCTCGTCTGGAGAAGGAAAAGCCCGTGCTCTCGGTGTAAATGTCAAAAATGTCAGAATTATGCTGCTGATCGGATCATCAATACTCGTAGCGTCTTCCGTGTCGATATGCGGCGTTATAAGTTTTGTAGGATTGATCATTCCGCACATCTTCAGAACCCTGGGAGGGCCGGACCATAAGTACCTGGCGCCGATGTGTATTCTGGGAGGAGCATTGTTCATGATAATCGTGGATACTGTAGCTAGATCAATCATGCCGCCTCATGAGCTGCCGGTCGGAGTGATAACTTCACTGATAGGGGCGCCGTTCTTTATTTACATCATGAGAACAAAAAAGAAAGAAATCTGGAGTTCTTAA
- a CDS encoding substrate-binding domain-containing protein: MVNAKVIAVAAVAILVVAGIGIYVTTSGDDDTQKGGFYSWDPTVLEVNGAYSNSTPSLLTMLDDLYEGIYGNLPSTDSIDINSIPSEDLWPYEKYVTVNDDRTLSVRTYNSSSTGKTAPNAVTSIESTAEKVVCYTAAYVDTIYNILLSYYEEDMGNSPKADARLWEIVVGVSSDCKSALESDFNIKVPSSVLIFDLGEKLVTYSEQLANECAEDENIVIFMTEYNIRSTNAKITEETVNSIENNTNGKVKFVFLLSNSLSMVLSNTEMIGSILGIDYTEEFISDALVDIYTIKSEIKNMALQEKYTVYVETASGKAAGSGNLITNLLTEILDMDNIADSLTLMESKLSDEQIINSQPDVIIFYSNDSRTMDEKMRVPA, from the coding sequence ATGGTAAATGCCAAAGTCATTGCAGTTGCAGCCGTTGCTATATTAGTAGTAGCTGGGATAGGCATCTATGTTACTACCAGCGGCGATGATGACACTCAAAAAGGAGGTTTCTATTCCTGGGACCCTACAGTCCTAGAAGTCAATGGGGCTTACTCAAACTCTACACCAAGCTTGCTGACCATGCTTGATGATTTGTATGAAGGAATCTATGGAAATCTTCCTTCTACTGATAGCATTGATATAAATTCGATACCGTCCGAAGACCTTTGGCCGTATGAAAAATATGTGACAGTGAATGATGACAGAACCCTCTCGGTGAGAACATATAATTCTTCAAGTACTGGAAAGACCGCTCCCAATGCAGTTACTTCAATAGAAAGCACAGCAGAAAAAGTGGTCTGTTACACTGCAGCTTATGTAGATACAATTTACAATATTCTCCTTTCATATTATGAAGAGGATATGGGAAACAGCCCGAAAGCTGATGCCAGGCTTTGGGAAATTGTGGTAGGAGTATCATCAGACTGCAAATCAGCTTTGGAATCAGATTTCAACATAAAAGTTCCCAGCAGTGTATTGATTTTTGATTTGGGTGAAAAGCTTGTTACCTACTCAGAACAACTGGCAAATGAGTGTGCAGAGGATGAGAATATTGTAATTTTTATGACCGAATATAACATACGTTCCACCAATGCAAAAATCACAGAAGAAACTGTCAATTCAATTGAGAATAACACCAATGGAAAAGTCAAGTTTGTTTTCCTGCTCTCAAACTCTTTGAGCATGGTGCTGAGCAACACAGAGATGATCGGTTCCATATTAGGAATAGATTACACTGAAGAATTTATCAGTGATGCTCTTGTTGACATATATACTATTAAATCAGAAATAAAAAATATGGCTCTGCAGGAAAAATACACTGTATATGTGGAGACAGCATCAGGCAAAGCAGCTGGATCCGGGAACTTGATAACCAATCTGCTTACTGAGATCTTAGATATGGACAATATTGCAGACAGCCTTACTCTGATGGAATCAAAACTGTCTGATGAGCAGATTATCAACTCACAGCCTGATGTGATCATCTTTTATTCTAACGACTCAAGAACAATGGATGAAAAGATGAGGGTTCCTGCATAA
- a CDS encoding ABC transporter ATP-binding protein: MVHLDVNGVIFSYGSKKVLDDVSFSITNGEIVGILGQNGSGKTTLLNCINSEYRPKHGTVVIRDFSPEALEHSESQSSSADVQNLSNSERSRIIATVEQSSFMSFPFSVMETVRMGRYSHTGMFDDDEEEIEKIYEVMKSTGILKFADRSVNELSGGEWRRVMIAQALAQEPEILLLDEPTLHLDINHQFELMDLLRSIVSERNILIVIVTHDLPLAARYCDKIIIMKEGKIVDAGPAEDTITTANIENIFHMRAKIGYDKDIKGIGVFLIEKIDCDE, translated from the coding sequence ATGGTTCATCTGGACGTGAATGGAGTTATATTCAGTTATGGTTCTAAAAAAGTTCTAGATGATGTGTCATTTTCTATAACCAACGGGGAAATAGTTGGTATACTGGGTCAGAACGGATCAGGAAAAACTACTCTTCTGAACTGTATTAATTCTGAGTACAGGCCGAAACACGGCACAGTCGTCATCAGAGATTTCTCACCGGAAGCATTGGAACATAGTGAATCACAGAGCTCTTCTGCAGATGTTCAAAATCTTTCTAACTCAGAACGGTCTAGGATAATTGCGACTGTGGAGCAGAGCTCATTCATGTCTTTTCCATTTTCAGTTATGGAAACTGTGCGCATGGGAAGGTATTCTCATACAGGAATGTTTGATGATGATGAAGAAGAAATTGAGAAAATATATGAAGTAATGAAATCCACAGGCATTCTTAAGTTTGCTGACCGGTCTGTAAATGAACTCAGCGGTGGAGAATGGAGGCGAGTCATGATTGCTCAGGCGTTAGCACAAGAGCCGGAGATACTCCTGCTTGATGAGCCAACTCTCCATTTAGATATAAATCACCAGTTCGAACTAATGGATCTTCTCAGAAGTATCGTCTCTGAAAGAAATATTCTGATTGTTATTGTAACCCATGATCTGCCTTTGGCTGCTAGATACTGTGATAAAATCATCATCATGAAGGAGGGTAAGATTGTTGATGCTGGGCCTGCAGAAGATACCATCACAACTGCAAATATTGAAAATATCTTTCATATGCGTGCTAAGATCGGTTATGACAAAGACATCAAAGGGATCGGGGTGTTTTTGATCGAGAAAATCGATTGTGATGAATAG